From a region of the Impatiens glandulifera chromosome 4, dImpGla2.1, whole genome shotgun sequence genome:
- the LOC124935070 gene encoding auxin-responsive protein SAUR66-like, translating into MVSRWRKWAAISRKRIPDTKSFEKGHFAVYTSEGKRFVLPLAYLHNHVMLEIFRMAEEEYGLDGNYGNGPIVLPFDGAFMEYANSLIKIS; encoded by the coding sequence ATGGTTAGTAGGTGGCGAAAATGGGCAGCTATCAGCAGGAAACGAATCCCGGACACAAAAAGCTTCGAGAAGGGCCATTTTGCGGTTTACACAAGCGAAGGAAAACGGTTTGTGCTTCCATTGGCCTATCTCCATAATCATGTCATGTTAGAAATCTTTAGAATGGCTGAAGAGGAATATGGATTGGATGGGAATTATGGGAATGGTCCAATTGTGCTTCCCTTTGATGGTGCCTTTATGGAATATGCTAATTCtttgataaaaatatcataa
- the LOC124934155 gene encoding villin-4-like, which translates to MAASMRDVDPAFQGTGQKAGIEIWRIENFCPVLVPKSSHGRFFTGDSYIILKTTGLKSGTLRQDIHFWLGKDTSQDEAGAAAVKTVELDAALGGRAVQYREVQGYESEKFLSYFRPCIIPQEGGVSSGFKHAEAEEHKTRLYVCKGKHVVHVKEVPFARSSLSQDDIFILDTKSRIFQFNGANSSIQERAKSLEVVQYIKDTYHDGKCDIATIEGGKLMSDAESGEFWGFFGGFAPLPKKTSNDDNSNDIFPTKLFSVEKGQSQLVEADSLRKELLDTNGCFLLDCGIEFFVWMGKNTSLDARKSASGAAEELFRALNRPKAHTIRVMEGFETVMFKSKFDSWPQSSETAVAEDGRGKVAALLKRQGVDVKGLVKSSPAKEEPQPYIECTGNLQVWRVNGGDKILLSASDQSKLYSGDCHIFQYSYAGQETEECLIGTWIGRQSVEEDRVSAVSQASKMVESLKFLPVQARVYEGNEPLQFLSIFQDFIVFKGGLSDAYKKYLADNELPDTTYSEEGIALFRIQGTGPENMQAIQVETVASSLNSAYCYILHNGSTVFTWSGNLTNSEDQELVERQLDILKPNLQSKPQKDGNESEQFWELLGGKAEYSSQKIIQDAENDPHLFSCTYLKESLQVKEIYNFNQDDLMTEDIVILDCHSAIFVWAGQQVDSKIKVHALTIGEKFLEGDFLQEKLSREAPIYVVMEGSEPAFFTRFFEWESAKSLMVGDSFQRKLAVVKNGGAPILNKPKRRKQVAYSGRSAGTEKSQRTRSMSSSPDRARVRGKSPAFNALAANFENPNTRNLSTPPPIVRKYPKSITPAESEKQTASRAEAIAALSARFDRPRDTKMIPRVVKASPSRIEALTIQEDTKEGEAEEDDGLPVYPYERLTTSSTDPPTDIDVTKREVYLSSQEFKEKFGMSKDAFNKLPNWKKNKMKMSLQMF; encoded by the exons ATGGCTGCTTCAATGAGAGATGTTGATCCTGCTTTTCAAGGAACTGGACAAAAAGC TGGGATTGAAATATGGCGTATTGAAAACTTCTGTCCTGTTCTTGTTCCCAAGTCCTCCCATGGCAGATTCTTTACAGGAGActcttacataattttgaag ACAACCGGGCTAAAGAGTGGCACCTTGCGTCAAGATATTCATTTTTGGTTGGGTAAAGATACAAGTCAG GATGAAGCTGGTGCAGCAGCCGTGAAGACTGTTGAACTGGATGCTGCACTTGGTGGGCGTGCTGTTCAGTATCGTGAAGTACAAGGCTATGAAAGTGAgaaatttctctcttattttagGCCATGTATAATACCTCAAGAAGGTGGTGTTTCCTCTGGCTTTAAGCATGCTGAGGCAGAAGAGCATAAAACAAGGTTATATGTTTGTAAAGGAAAACATGTTGTTCATGTAAAAGAG GTTCCTTTCGCCCGATCATCTCTCAGCCAGGATGACATCTTTATTCTGGATACTAAGTCTAGAATTTTCCAATTCAATGGTGCTAACTCTTCCATACAGGAGAGGGCTAAATCATTAGAAGTTGTGCAGTATATTAAAGATACATATCATGATGGAAAATGTGATATAGCCACTATTG AGGGTGGAAAATTGATGTCTGATGCTGAAAGCGGTGAGTTCTGGGGCTTTTTTGGTGGCTTTGCTCCACTCCCTAAGAAAACATCTAATGATGACAACTCCAATGATATTTTTCCTACGAAGCTATTCAG TGTAGAGAAGGGGCAGTCACAGCTAGTTGAGGCAGATTCTTTGAGGAAAGAGTTGTTGGACACAAATGGATGTTTTCTTCTAGATTGTGGGATAGAATTTTTTGTGTGGATGGGAAAAAATACTTCTCTTGATGCAAGAAAAAGTGCAAGTGGAGCTGCAGAG GAGCTATTCCGAGCTCTTAATCGTCCAAAAGCTCATACAATTCGTGTCATGGAGGGGTTTGAAACAGTTATGTTTAAGTCAAAGTTTGATTCATGGCCTCAGTCTTCTGAAACAGCTGTAGCTGAGGATGGCAGAGGAAAGGTTGCTG CTCTTCTTAAACGCCAAGGGGTTGATGTGAAGGGCCTTGTAAAATCTTCTCCTGCAAAAGAAGAACCCCAGCCATATATTGAATGCACCGGAAATCTGCAG GTGTGGCGGGTGAATGGTGGAGATAAGATTCTCCTTTCAGCCTCCGATCAATCTAAACTTTACAGTGGAGATTGCCACATTTTTCAGTATTCTTATGCTGGTCAAGAAACAGAGGAATGTCTTATAGGGACCTGGATTGGGAGGCAAAGTGTTGAG GAAGATCGAGTTTCTGCCGTTTCTCAAGCCAGCAAGATGGTTGAGTCCCTAAAATTTCTACCGGTTCAG GCTCGAGTATACGAGGGGAATGAACCATTGCAGTTCTTATCCATCTTTCAGGACTTTATTGTATTCAAG GGTGGGTTGAGCGATGCATACAAGAAATACCTTGCGGACAATGAACTTCCAGACACGACTTATTCAGAGGAGGGAATTGCGCTGTTTCGTATCCAAGGAACCGGACCTGAAAATATGCAAGCTATTCAAGTTGAAACA GTAGCATCATCTTTAAACTCAGCCTATTGCTACATACTCCACAATGGATCTACTGTATTTACATGGTCAGGGAATCTTACAAACTCTGAAGATCAAGAACTTGTTGAAAGGCAGCTGGATATACTAAAG CCAAATCTGCAGTCCAAACCGCAAAAGGATGGCAATGAATCTGAGCAATTTTGGGAATTACTAGGTGGTAAAGCAGAATATTCCAGTCAAAAGATTATTCAGGATGCTGAGAATGATCCTCACTTGTTCTCTTGTACATatttaaaag AAAGCTTGCAG GTTAAAGAAATATACAACTTCAACCAGGATGACTTGATGACGGAAGATATTGTTATCTTGGATTGTCACTCCGCCATATTTGTCTGGGCTGGACAACAAGTTGATTCCAAGATTAAGGTTCATGCTTTAACTATCGGAGAG AAATTTCTTGAAGGTGATTTTCTTCAGGAGAAGTTGTCACGTGAAGCTCCAATTTATGTCGTTATGGAAGGAAGTGAACCGGCTTTCTTTACTCGTTTCTTTGAATGGGAGTCTGCCAAATCCTTA ATGGTTGGGGATTCATTTCAAAGAAAACTTGCTGTGGTGAAAAATGGAGGAGCTCCAATTCTAAAT AAGCCGAAAAGGCGAAAGCAAGTGGCATATAGTGGAAGATCTGCTGGAACCGAAAAATCTCAGAGAACTCGAAGCATGTCTTCCAGCCCTGACAGGGCCAGAGTAAGAGGAAAATCCCCAGCATTCAATGCACTTGCTGCTAATTTTGAGAATCCAAATACTAGAAATCTTTCAACTCCTCCACCTATAGTGCGCAAATATCCTAAATCTATTACCCCAGCAGAATCAGAAAAACAAACGGCTTCTAGAGCTGAAGCTATTGCTGCATTAAGTGCAAGGTTTGATCGACCAAGAGATACCAAGATGATACCTCGTGTTGTTAAAG CGAGTCCAAGTAGGATAGAAGCTTTAACGATACAAGAGGATACAAAAGAGGGTGAAGCTGAAGAAGACGATGGACTCCCAGTATACCCATATGAACGGCTTACAACATCATCCACAGATCCCCCGACAGATATTGATGTGACCAAAAGAGAG GTTTATCTATCATCTCAAGAGTTCAAAGAGAAATTTGGAATGTCTAAGGATGCATTTAACAAACTACCCAATTGGAAGAAGAATAAGATGAAAATGTCCCTTCAAATGTTCTGA
- the LOC124935072 gene encoding uncharacterized mitochondrial protein AtMg00810-like has product MESCSAASTPMTSSMKLDKDEDGQSVDIIAYHGIIRSLLYLIASRQDILFIIGVCGRFQDNPKQSHYVAAKRILKYLKGTQNMRLWYLKDSSFNLISYSDEDYAGCNVDRKSTSGICQFLGDRLVS; this is encoded by the coding sequence aTGGAGAGTTGTTCTGCTGCCTCAACACCTATGACTTCCTCGATGAAGCttgacaaagatgaagatggtcaaagtgTTGACATCATTGCCTATCATGGGATCATCCGTTCTTTGCTCTATCTAATAGCAAGCAGGCAAGACATCCTTTTCATCATTGGtgtttgtgggagatttcaggataatcctaaacaatctcactatGTAGCTGctaaaagaattttgaaatatcttaagggcaCTCAAAATATGAGACTGTGGTAtctgaaggattccagtttcaatttgataAGCTACTCTGATgaagattatgcaggttgtaatGTGGACAGGAAGAGTACCAGCGGAATATGTCAATTTCTTGGTGACCGTCTTGTCTCCTAg